From Weissella confusa, a single genomic window includes:
- the araA gene encoding L-arabinose isomerase: MFNENNYKFWFITGSQFLYGPETLQEVEANAKKIVDGLNESGVLPYPIEFKLVATTSENIATTMKEANFDDSVAGVITWMHTFSPAKNWIRGTQLLQKPLLHLATQFLNNLPYETIDFDYMNTNQSAHGDREYAFINARLGINNKIISGHWEDQEVREAVANWMDVAVAYNESFKIKVVTFGDKMRNVAVTDGDKVEAQIKFGWTVDYWAVGDLVEAVNAVNPDDIDAKYAELEKEYDFVIGDNTPEKFEHNVKYQIREYFGIKHFMDKRGYTAFTTNFEDLFGLEQLPGLAAQLLMAEGYGFAGEGDWKTAALTRLMKIMAHNEATVFMEDYTLDFRKGHEAILGSHMLEVDPTIASDKPRVEVHPLGIGGKDDPARLVFTGMEGDGIDATMADYGNEFKLMSYDVTGNKPEAEMPHLPVAKQLWTPKQGLNPGAVGWMSVGGGHHTVLSFKITAEQLQDLSNMFKLTYVDIKG, translated from the coding sequence ATGTTTAACGAAAATAACTACAAGTTCTGGTTTATCACGGGTTCACAATTCTTGTATGGACCTGAAACGTTGCAAGAAGTTGAAGCAAACGCAAAGAAGATTGTGGACGGCTTGAATGAATCAGGCGTATTGCCATACCCAATCGAGTTCAAGTTGGTAGCCACAACGTCAGAAAACATCGCCACAACGATGAAGGAAGCCAACTTCGATGACTCAGTTGCTGGTGTGATTACGTGGATGCACACGTTCTCACCAGCTAAGAACTGGATCCGTGGTACGCAATTGTTGCAAAAGCCATTGCTACACTTGGCAACGCAATTCTTGAACAACTTGCCATACGAGACGATTGACTTCGATTACATGAACACGAACCAATCAGCTCACGGTGACCGTGAGTATGCCTTCATCAATGCCCGCTTGGGTATTAACAACAAGATCATCTCAGGACACTGGGAGGATCAAGAAGTTCGCGAAGCCGTTGCAAATTGGATGGACGTAGCGGTTGCCTACAACGAATCATTTAAGATTAAGGTTGTGACATTCGGTGACAAGATGCGTAATGTGGCTGTTACTGACGGTGACAAGGTTGAAGCGCAAATCAAGTTTGGTTGGACGGTTGATTACTGGGCTGTCGGTGACTTGGTAGAAGCGGTTAACGCCGTTAACCCTGACGACATCGACGCCAAGTACGCTGAATTGGAGAAGGAATACGACTTCGTTATCGGCGACAACACACCAGAAAAGTTTGAGCACAACGTGAAGTACCAAATCCGTGAATACTTCGGTATCAAGCACTTTATGGACAAGCGCGGTTACACGGCCTTCACGACGAACTTCGAAGACTTGTTCGGTTTAGAGCAATTGCCAGGTTTGGCTGCGCAATTGTTGATGGCTGAAGGTTACGGCTTCGCCGGTGAAGGAGACTGGAAGACGGCTGCTTTGACGCGTTTGATGAAGATTATGGCGCACAACGAAGCAACGGTCTTCATGGAAGACTACACATTGGACTTCCGTAAGGGTCACGAAGCTATCTTGGGATCACACATGTTGGAAGTTGACCCAACGATTGCCTCAGATAAGCCACGTGTAGAAGTGCACCCATTGGGTATCGGTGGTAAGGATGATCCAGCTCGTTTGGTCTTCACGGGTATGGAGGGTGACGGAATCGATGCCACGATGGCTGACTACGGTAACGAGTTCAAGTTGATGTCATATGACGTGACTGGTAACAAGCCGGAGGCTGAAATGCCACACTTGCCAGTGGCTAAGCAATTGTGGACGCCAAAGCAAGGTTTGAACCCAGGTGCTGTTGGTTGGATGTCAGTTGGTGGTGGTCACCACACGGTCTTGTCATTCAAGATTACGGCTGAACAATTGCAAGATTTGTCTAACATGTTCAAGTTGACTTACGTGGACATCAAGGGCTAA
- a CDS encoding sugar O-acetyltransferase, whose translation MKPLNDSEIARLAEIDIFDKVDQGEWYQYAKESAIQAIVKASAQRVQIINDVAKTDIEEATRLLHEFLPNLAETADVYFPITAIEHPERLTVGENSFINANLQILSAGKVTIGDNCFIGPNTQLYTPNHHPYDVALRREGWQYDLPITIGNDVWFGGSVIVLPGVTIGDNVVVGAGSVVTKDVPSNTMVAGNPARAIKDLTQK comes from the coding sequence ATGAAACCATTAAATGATTCAGAAATTGCCCGCCTCGCTGAGATTGATATCTTTGATAAAGTCGATCAAGGTGAGTGGTACCAATATGCTAAGGAATCAGCTATTCAAGCAATTGTTAAAGCATCTGCACAGCGCGTGCAAATCATTAATGATGTTGCGAAAACGGACATCGAAGAGGCGACACGTCTGTTGCACGAGTTTTTGCCTAATTTAGCTGAAACAGCTGATGTGTACTTCCCAATTACGGCGATTGAACATCCAGAGCGTTTGACTGTCGGTGAAAACAGCTTCATTAACGCGAATCTGCAAATTTTGAGTGCCGGTAAGGTAACGATTGGTGATAACTGCTTTATCGGTCCGAACACGCAACTCTACACACCAAATCATCATCCATACGACGTGGCTTTGCGTCGAGAAGGGTGGCAATATGATTTGCCAATTACTATCGGGAACGATGTTTGGTTTGGCGGCTCAGTGATTGTCCTGCCTGGTGTTACGATTGGTGACAACGTTGTGGTTGGTGCTGGTAGCGTCGTCACGAAAGACGTTCCAAGTAACACGATGGTTGCGGGTAATCCAGCTCGTGCCATTAAAGATTTAACACAAAAGTAA
- a CDS encoding oligosaccharide MFS transporter has protein sequence MSQVVKESKHFWGFAASHFSYFFIWAITYGFLTLWLGQEAGLTGAQSGVVFSLVAGMSLLFQPLFGIISDKLVFKKTLLITIAVAGIFIGPYFQWAFMPILAISPVLASIVTGVVLAFILNGGVSVIEQYVQRASLANKFEFGHSRMGGSVAGAVSALVAGRLFLWQPNAIWWACSASAVLLTMLLLFSTKINFSNAAAAMGTSNEKLTKKDIFSIFKLRNFWILALFYMGASALFDVFDQQFIVFFKTFFETDAQGTMMYSYMNSAQTVIELCLMIPMPFIINKIGARNGLLIYGFLTFVRIFGSAMAPSWEWIVFFRLLAGFEMPLLLVSIMKYISGAFDIRLYATVYALASNFAKQISVFIFSTVAGSMYDKTGYQSTYLMMSAVVLVITLVAVFFLEREKKVNPVKEAAGGPVEQVTEPQA, from the coding sequence ATGAGTCAAGTTGTTAAGGAAAGCAAGCATTTTTGGGGATTTGCTGCTTCGCACTTTAGTTACTTCTTTATTTGGGCCATCACATATGGATTCTTGACGCTTTGGTTGGGTCAAGAAGCAGGTTTGACCGGAGCACAATCCGGCGTGGTCTTCTCATTGGTGGCAGGAATGTCATTGCTGTTCCAACCGTTGTTCGGAATTATTTCTGACAAGTTGGTCTTCAAAAAGACACTGTTGATTACAATCGCAGTCGCTGGAATCTTCATTGGACCTTACTTCCAATGGGCCTTCATGCCAATCTTGGCCATTAGCCCAGTATTGGCATCAATCGTAACGGGTGTGGTCTTGGCCTTCATCTTGAACGGTGGTGTGTCAGTTATCGAGCAATACGTACAACGTGCATCATTGGCCAACAAGTTTGAGTTTGGTCACTCACGTATGGGTGGATCTGTTGCCGGTGCCGTATCAGCCTTGGTTGCTGGTCGTTTGTTCTTGTGGCAACCAAACGCAATCTGGTGGGCCTGCTCGGCTTCAGCTGTTTTGCTAACAATGTTGTTGTTGTTCTCAACGAAGATTAACTTCTCAAATGCAGCTGCTGCAATGGGAACCTCAAATGAAAAGTTGACGAAGAAGGATATCTTCTCAATCTTCAAGTTGCGTAACTTCTGGATCTTGGCCCTATTCTACATGGGTGCCTCAGCTTTGTTCGACGTGTTCGACCAACAATTTATCGTCTTCTTTAAGACATTCTTTGAGACTGATGCTCAAGGAACAATGATGTACTCATACATGAACTCAGCACAAACGGTTATCGAATTGTGCTTGATGATTCCAATGCCATTTATCATCAACAAGATTGGTGCCCGTAATGGATTGTTGATTTACGGATTCTTGACGTTCGTTCGTATCTTCGGATCAGCGATGGCACCATCATGGGAGTGGATTGTATTCTTCCGTTTGCTTGCCGGATTCGAAATGCCTTTGCTATTGGTTTCAATCATGAAGTACATCTCAGGTGCCTTCGACATTCGTTTGTACGCAACGGTTTACGCTTTGGCATCAAACTTTGCTAAGCAAATTTCAGTCTTTATCTTCTCAACTGTAGCCGGATCAATGTACGACAAGACTGGTTACCAATCAACGTACTTGATGATGTCAGCTGTGGTTTTGGTTATCACGTTGGTAGCCGTATTCTTCTTGGAGCGTGAAAAGAAGGTGAACCCAGTTAAAGAAGCAGCAGGTGGACCGGTCGAGCAGGTGACCGAGCCACAGGCGTAA
- a CDS encoding L-ribulose-5-phosphate 4-epimerase, with amino-acid sequence MLENLKRRVYDANMALPKHDLIKFTWGNVSEIDRESGLFVIKPSGVDYEDLTPADMVVVDLDGNVVEGDLNPSSDTETHRVLYREFPEIGGIVHTHSPWAVSFAQAGVDIPACGTTHADTFYGDIPATSLMTEQEINGEYELETGNVIVKAFEERCIDPVEVPAVLVQDHGPFVWGPNATKAVYNSVVLEEVAQMAYHTMMLNPHNVHMSQTLMDKHYLRKHGANAYYGQNTAKPVAN; translated from the coding sequence ATGCTTGAGAATTTGAAGCGTCGCGTGTATGACGCAAACATGGCTTTGCCAAAGCACGATTTGATTAAGTTTACTTGGGGGAACGTGTCAGAAATCGACCGTGAAAGTGGCTTGTTTGTCATCAAGCCATCAGGTGTTGATTACGAAGATTTGACACCAGCTGACATGGTTGTCGTCGATTTGGACGGTAACGTGGTTGAAGGTGACTTGAACCCATCAAGCGATACGGAAACGCACCGTGTCTTGTACCGTGAGTTCCCAGAAATCGGTGGTATCGTCCACACGCACTCACCATGGGCCGTTTCATTTGCCCAAGCTGGGGTGGATATCCCAGCATGTGGTACGACCCATGCGGATACGTTCTACGGGGATATTCCAGCAACGAGTTTGATGACGGAACAAGAAATTAACGGTGAATACGAGCTTGAAACGGGAAACGTTATCGTCAAAGCGTTTGAAGAGCGTTGCATCGATCCGGTTGAAGTGCCTGCAGTGCTGGTACAAGATCACGGTCCATTTGTTTGGGGACCAAATGCCACCAAGGCGGTCTACAACTCAGTCGTGTTGGAAGAGGTCGCACAAATGGCGTACCACACGATGATGTTGAATCCACATAATGTGCACATGTCACAAACATTGATGGATAAGCACTACTTGCGTAAGCACGGTGCAAATGCTTATTACGGACAAAACACGGCGAAGCCGGTTGCAAATTAA
- a CDS encoding xylulokinase: protein MNKEQIQNEIMNGQTALGIEFGSTRIKAVLVGTDFSTIAVGSHEWENKLENGVWTYSLEDIWSGVQDAYRDMADQVTDKYGTVIRNLSSIGFAAMMHGYMAFDKGGNLLVPFRTWRNAITGEAAGQLTELFDFNIPQRWSIAHLFQAILNQEVHVKDIDFMTTLAGYVHWQVTGEKVLGVGDASGVFPIDSDTVDYDETMLAQFDELKSVQQYHWQLRDILPTVKTAGEVAGRLTDEGANLLDPSGLLAGGAIAAAPEGDAGTGMVATNSVKQRTANVSAGTSAFAMIVLEKALSQAHEDIDMVTTPDGSAVAMVHANNCTSEINAWARVFKQFSQAIGVEISTNELYGALFRSVLDARPDAGGLLSYGYHSGENITAVDEGRPLFVRTPNAEFNLPNLMRTHLYSALGAVKIGLDILKQEDVAMDSVVAQGGIFNTPVVGQKILAAVMDAPVTLMTNAGEGGPWGMAVLSQYVTMREAGENLADFLEERVFANQESVTMAPDPVDVAGFEEFMDRYKAGIAIERVAINAISDEPVSVVAETEEEEVYA from the coding sequence ATGAATAAAGAACAAATTCAAAATGAAATCATGAATGGCCAAACGGCTTTGGGGATCGAATTTGGTTCAACACGAATCAAGGCGGTGCTGGTCGGAACTGACTTCTCAACAATTGCTGTTGGTAGTCACGAATGGGAAAACAAGCTTGAAAATGGCGTTTGGACATACTCACTAGAAGACATCTGGTCAGGTGTTCAAGATGCCTACCGCGATATGGCAGATCAAGTAACTGATAAGTACGGTACGGTAATTCGTAACTTGTCATCAATTGGTTTTGCAGCCATGATGCACGGTTACATGGCGTTCGATAAGGGTGGTAATTTGTTGGTGCCATTCCGCACGTGGCGTAACGCAATTACTGGTGAAGCCGCTGGTCAACTAACAGAATTGTTTGACTTCAACATTCCACAACGTTGGAGCATCGCACACTTGTTCCAAGCAATCTTGAACCAAGAAGTGCACGTGAAGGATATCGACTTCATGACAACGTTGGCTGGTTATGTGCACTGGCAAGTGACTGGTGAAAAGGTGTTGGGTGTTGGGGATGCATCAGGTGTCTTCCCAATCGACTCAGACACAGTTGATTACGATGAAACGATGTTGGCGCAATTCGACGAGTTGAAGTCAGTGCAACAATATCACTGGCAATTGCGTGACATCTTGCCAACGGTTAAGACAGCTGGTGAAGTTGCTGGTCGTTTGACGGATGAAGGTGCTAATTTGTTGGATCCAAGTGGTTTGCTTGCAGGTGGGGCTATCGCGGCTGCACCTGAAGGAGATGCTGGTACCGGAATGGTGGCAACGAACTCAGTTAAGCAACGTACGGCCAATGTCTCAGCTGGAACGTCAGCGTTTGCCATGATCGTCTTGGAAAAGGCATTGTCACAAGCACACGAAGATATTGATATGGTCACGACGCCAGATGGGTCAGCGGTTGCCATGGTTCACGCCAATAACTGCACGTCTGAAATTAACGCTTGGGCCCGTGTCTTCAAGCAATTCTCACAAGCAATCGGTGTTGAGATTAGCACAAACGAGTTGTATGGTGCTTTGTTCCGTTCAGTCTTGGATGCTCGCCCGGATGCAGGCGGCTTGCTAAGTTACGGTTACCACTCAGGTGAAAACATTACGGCAGTTGACGAAGGACGCCCGTTGTTTGTTCGTACGCCAAACGCCGAATTCAACCTACCAAACTTGATGCGCACGCACCTATATTCAGCGCTCGGTGCCGTTAAGATTGGCTTGGATATCTTGAAGCAAGAAGATGTTGCGATGGATTCAGTTGTTGCACAAGGTGGTATCTTCAACACACCAGTTGTGGGACAAAAGATTTTGGCAGCTGTGATGGATGCGCCAGTCACGTTGATGACAAACGCTGGTGAAGGTGGCCCTTGGGGAATGGCTGTCTTGTCACAATACGTCACGATGCGCGAAGCTGGCGAAAACCTAGCTGATTTCTTGGAGGAGCGTGTGTTTGCGAACCAAGAAAGCGTTACGATGGCACCAGATCCAGTTGATGTCGCCGGATTTGAAGAATTTATGGACCGTTACAAGGCTGGAATTGCAATTGAACGTGTGGCAATTAATGCCATTTCAGATGAGCCAGTATCAGTGGTCGCTGAGACTGAGGAGGAAGAAGTATATGCTTGA